One window of the Salvia miltiorrhiza cultivar Shanhuang (shh) chromosome 6, IMPLAD_Smil_shh, whole genome shotgun sequence genome contains the following:
- the LOC130990913 gene encoding uncharacterized protein LOC130990913, translating into MPAASKRSNYYPTETVLICRLYCEHTHDSVVGADQKGAKFWGSICAEYNAKRPEGSISRDVTQIKSHFQRVSKDTKRFEAMHKKCHDQWKSGMSDIQILEQAEAMWLAEYRVPFRYSHAWKILRESKKFSSLGGDVHSDVHSDKRSKGSDGLPTTTSSDASISTRPQGQKAAKRDKRKGL; encoded by the exons atgccgGCGGCATCCAAACGTAGCAACTATTATCCGACAGAAACGGTGCTAATTTGCCGTTTGTATTGCGAGCACACCCACGACTCTGTGGTGGGTGCCGATCAAAAAGGGGCGAAGTTTTGGGGCTCCATCTGCGCCGAGTACAACGCTAAAAGGCCCGAAGGATCTATTTCACGCGACGTCacgcaaatcaaatctcactttcaacgGGTGTCGAAGGATACGAAGAGGTTTGaggccatgcacaaaaaatgCCATGATCAATGGAAATCAGGCATGAGTGATATTCAAATCCTGGAGCAAGCAGAGGCAATGTGGCTAGCCGAGTACCGTGTTCCGTTCCGGTATTCGCATGCATGGAAGATCTTGCGCGAGTCGAAGAAATTTTCAAGTCTCGGCGGGGATGTTCACTCCGATGTCCATTCGGACAAACGATCAAAGGGGTCCGACGGTCTTCCAACAACGACTTCTAGTGACGCCTCTATCTCCACccggccccaaggccaaaaggcgGCCAAGCGAGACAAGCGcaaag GTTTGTAG